A single window of Culicoides brevitarsis isolate CSIRO-B50_1 chromosome 3, AGI_CSIRO_Cbre_v1, whole genome shotgun sequence DNA harbors:
- the LOC134834793 gene encoding very long chain fatty acid elongase 7-like: MEPLMEEPSTMFDRFVNFWIKNQDPRSVNWFLSGSPVPLATILVSYLYFCLYAGPKWMKNRKPFELKNVLIVYNAIQVVFSAILVYEGLEGGWRKHYNFTCEPVDYSDNPRAVRMLSAVWFYYMCKLIELLDTVFFVMRKKQNQVTFLHVYHHTMMPFAGFIGTKYVGGGQTTLLGLINSFIHVIMYAYYMLAAMGPHMQKYLWWKRYLTVMQMVQFGIVFIHTIQVQFYPSCQYPKGIAALLSLNAALFFYMFASFYYHAYVKKPKSKVMANGDKQALNGHANGHTSNGYTNGHTNGVYANGSAEKSLKVQ, translated from the exons ATGGAGCCTTTAATGGAAGAACCATCGACCATGTTTGATCGTTTTGTCaacttttggataaaaaatcaag atcCTCGTTCAGTAAATTGGTTCCTCAGTGGATCGCCTGTGCCATTGGCGACAATTCTCGTGAGCTATTTGTACTTTTGCCTGTACGCCGGacccaaatggatgaaaaacaGAAAGCCGTTCGAACTGAAGAacgttttaattgtttataatGCGATCCAAGTAGTGTTTAGTGCGATTTTAGTGTATGAAGGTTTAGAAGGCGGATGGAGAAAACATTATAACTTTACTTGTGAACCTGTTGATTACAGTGATAATCCACGAGCAGTGCGG aTGTTGAGCGCTGTTTGGTTCTACTACATGTGCAAATTGATCGAACTTTTGGACACAGTTTTCTTCGTGATGCGAAAAAAGCAGAATCAAGTGACATTTTTGCACGTTTATCATCACACCATGATGCCTTTTGCTGGATTTATTGGCACAAAATATGTTGGAG gagGTCAAACCACACTTTTGGGTCTCATCAACTCATTCATTCACGTCATCATGTATGCCTATTACATGCTCGCTGCAATGGGTCCTCACATGCAAAAATATCTTTGGTGGAAACGTTACTTGACTGTCATGCAAATG GTCCAATTTGGCATCGTCTTCATCCACACAATCCAAGTACAATTCTACCCAAGTTGCCAATACCCCAAGGGAATCGCTGCCTTGTTGTCTCTCAATGCCGCGTTGTTCTTCTACATGTTCGCCTCGTTCTATTATCACGCGTATGTGAAAAAGCCAAAATCGAAAGTCATGGCAAATGGCGATAAACAAGCGTTGAATGGACATGCTAATGGTCACACGTCGAACGGATACACGAATGGCCACACAAATGGCGTTTACGCGAACGGAAGTGCCGAAAAATCGTTGAAGGTTCAATAA